In Pseudophryne corroboree isolate aPseCor3 chromosome 3, aPseCor3.hap2, whole genome shotgun sequence, a genomic segment contains:
- the LOC135057323 gene encoding Y-box-binding protein 1-like, with product MESIGLLLEEEQPGGVSLNPVVQNHIKAIGMPSAGDVTPASAGKVLGKVVWFHERRGYGFINRDDNKRNIFEHYTGIQPNNPRNCFRSLRNGETVEFSLVKGEKGADAENVTSLGGAPVQGNKDEAYHNHYWSFSHCRGPPSNYQQDHLHSDDRETSEEVESVAEEESILHQQPYQRCCYPPCYSCPNIQVQSALRESVTSQQVEKQRGSIQKILQRIVGLQHLQEPPHKSEPGVKGTHSRITHFNQPDVLATNGKQDTEGKLHSAMTESKGPPEQN from the coding sequence ATGGAAAGTATAGGTCTACTCTTGGAAGAAGAACAACCTGGAGGTGTGAGTCTCAACCCAGTAGTGCAGAACCATATAAAAGCTATCGGCATGCCATCTGCAGGTGATGTTACACCAGCCAGTGCAGGGAAAGTTTTGGGCAAAGTCGTATGGTTCCATGAAAGACGTGGATATGGGTTCATAAATCGAGATGACAACAAAAGGAATATCTTTGAACACTACACCGGCATCCAACCGAACAACCCAAGAAACTGTTTTCGAAGTCTGAGAAATGGAGAGACTGTAGAATTCAGTTTAGTCAAAGGAGAAAAGGGTGCAGATGCAGAAAATGTAACCAgtcttggtggtgctccagtccaaGGCAACAAAGATGAAGCATATCATAACCATTATTGGAGCTTTTCACATTGCAGAGGCCCCCCAAGTAATTATCAGCAAGACCACCTACACAGTGATGATAGAGAAACATCAGAAGAAGTTGAAAGTGTGGCAGAGGAAGAAAGCATCCTTCATCAGCAGCCTTACCAAAGGTGTTGCTACCCACCATGCTATTCTTGTCCAAATATCCAAGTGCAAAGTGCGTTAAGGGAAAGTGTCACTAGTCAACAAGTAGAGAAACAAAGAGGATCAATTCAAAAGATTCTGCAGAGAATAGTCGGACTGCAACATCTTCAGGAACCACCACATAAGAGTGAACCCGGCGTGAAAGGCACCCATTCCAGAATAACTCACTTCAATCAACCAGATGTGCTTGCCACTAATGGAAAGCAAGACACTGAAGGAAAGCTTCATTCAGCTATGACAGAGAGCAAAGGGCCCCCTGAACAGAACTGA